ttcattctcttttacttctccctctatttttctcttttctttatctctttttaatgtaaaagaaaaaatcaaattgctcaaaacaaaaaaaaattagggaccaattgtataatttaacctaaaatttttatttgaaatgatgatttaacgtaccACATCAGCTTAGCGTTACACCGTTAATGACAATTAACACTCAGTGACTAAAATTTAACTTGAgagaaacaaaagtgactattttaacaGTTTACTCTAATTTTAACTTAAACTTAAAATTGATTGTAACGAATAAATGatttaattcttaaaataattCACATTCGAATTTATCCTAATACTCAGAGTTTCAAACATAGAATAATTATAAACCAAAAATAactcaaaaattttaaataaaaattaatatgatcCAAATTTATCCGATGCAAAACTAGCCTATTCCACCATAACATCCTGATTAAATTCTACTTATTTTCTCGAAAGATGCCCCCTTTTTTTGTACTTCCTAGCAAATATATATTACCATGAATTTATTGATGTTGGTTGAAATGGTGCAGCATGGGTATATCCAGCTTGTTGATGATGATTTCGATTGGGTTCAATGCAGCTGCAAGGTTTGTCACTTTCACTAGTTTTACTCCGGTTAAATTGCAGTTTTGGTCGTTCTACTATATTAAAATTCAGAATTCAACCTTTATAATATCAttagaaatcaaaataattaagatTATTATCCATTCGAGTTAAAATGCTAAtttgaatttttatgtttttcccTAAATCAGTGTTAGGGTGAGCAATGAGCTTGGAGCTGGGAATCCCAAATCGGCAGCATTTACAGTTAAAATTGTCACTTTGGTTTCGTTAACCATTGCTGTAGCGGAAGCTGTCGTTGTTTTAGCTTTACGCCATGTAATAAGCTATGTATTTACGGAAGGTGAGACTGTGGCTGAGGCAGTGTCGGAACTATGCCCATTCTTGGCCGTCACTCTTATTCTTAATGGGGTTCAACCTGTCTTGTCTGGTAAGCAACTTTTTTTTGGGTTATGTAGCGCTGTTAATTACTCTAATTGGCTTACGTAGCGCTGTTATTTGTTGCAATTAAAGTAATGATATGAAgttttttaaaaccaaattatgtTTATGATTTGATTGAATTGCATTTACAGGGGTGGCTGTTGGGTGTGGATGGCAAACATTTGTAGCGTATGTAAATGTGGGATGCTACTACGTTGTAGGGATCCCACTGGGCCGTCTTTTAGGCTTTAAATACCACCTTGGGGCAAAGGTAAAAATCGCGTTAACATCTAAATTGGCCCCTAAATTTTATCCTTTCTCTTATGTTGGTACATCTTTTCAGAAATAGTACATAAACTATCGATATTGTCCTATTTTGCCTCAAAGGCGTCTCGCATCCAAGAAGAACATGCCACGTTCTTATTGGTTGAAATTGGCTGGGACAAAATTGATAGCTTAATTACCACTTCTGACCAATATCGAGAAAAAGTTAAAGTTTAGGGGACCATTTTATTAATTGTAAAAAGATTAACCAGAAAACTAATATTAATTTGTGGATTAAATCACTTTTTAGGACTTGAACTTAACAAATATTCCCACATTGGAGCCTGAacttttttttgtccaagttcaTCTTTGAACTTGACAATTGTTCCCACATGATGGCTTGAACTTCTATTTGTCCAAGTTAATCCCTGTACTTGATAATTGTTCTCACATTAGggcctaaactttttttttatccATGTTAATCTCTCATATTTTCTTTAAAACCCTAAAATTCAAACCCCAATATGGGAACAATTCTCAAGTTCAATgactaacttggacaaaaaaaaagttcaagcccCATTGTGAAAACAATTGCCTAGTTCAAGCCCTATTATGGGAACAATTACCTAGTTTAGGGACTAccttggacaaaaaaaaaaaattcaagcccCAATATGGAAATTGTTACCAAGTTCAAACCCCAAATAGTGATTTAACCCATAATTTGTGAAAAGGACTTGCCCTAAACCTAAGGTATTTGACTCCTCCAACAGGGAATATGGTCTGGGATGATTGGAGGAACATTAATGCAAACCCTCATTCTATTGTGGGTGACATTTAGAACAGATTGGAACAACGAGGCAAGTAGTCCTTTTCAAACCTTTGTTCAATTTTTGCagctaaattataattatttatcacCCATCTATAttcaaatttgagatttagtcattataatttaattagttaatCGAAATAAATAACCTCTAACTATTCCGGTTAAAATGTAAATGTCAATTTTTCTTACAAACATTCTTTCCAACAAAAACAACAAAAACTTATAGACGTCAGTTAGCATGACAAGTTGAAATGACAGTTTTCAAGGAGAAAAAATCAACATCAGTATTTTAACCGAAATACTGAACTTCATTAACTATTTAGACcaactaaatctcaaatttaagcATAGTAGAGGAACCAAAATcataatttgacataatttttgTAACCTAGAGGGCATTCAACGAAGTTTTCATCTATATTAAGTTCTTAATTAACACCCTATATGGGGCATTAATTCTCAAAGCGGAAAAGATGGAAGCATTGATGAGCTTACTGAAATTTTCAGGTGGAGACAGCAAAGAAGCGGTTAGACAAATGGGAAGACAAGAGGGAGACTCTTCTCAAGAACTAATTATTGAAGGGATTATTAAGCTTTTGCCTGCATATGCAtcaaaaaaatgaagaaattaaggaATCGATTGACCCACCACAATAAGCTAAAATGCTAATGCAATTGCATTTTGCTCATACTACTATCAAATGGTTTGCTTACTGGTAAGATGTTCAAAGGGCTATATAAGCCTTGAATATGGTTGTCGCTTGAACTCACAGGTGAGAATGTAGAACCCTAGAGTTTGATTgattacataaaacataaaataagctTCCCAATGTGCTCTAATTGTGCTTATTGCTCAAGAAAACAATATACAAAGTAATGCTAATCCAAGTTGAAGCTCATACTACTAAGTTAAAATTGTGTCTGAGAGAAAGCGGAGAGACATTAAGATTTCTGTTCACTATAGTAGTTAGCTCCTTTAAATGACGAAAACAACCGAAAGGTTTAGAACTAAAAGGGGATAATGTGAAATGTAAGGTACGGCTAATAACGAAAATCATAAGTGTTAATCAAACAAACATCAAGTattaaaacgaaaaaaaaaaaaaaggaaacaatCTGTGCTCACCTTGAGCAATGATGTCTGAAAGCCCAAACAATTTTGTATCAGTCAGTATAAATCTTCATATTTCGAACGACAGTTGATTTGGTTGATTTTGAGTTTGCTGGTATTTGGTGTGATAAATTATATGCGTATCAGCATCGATCTTACTGCATGCCATCTGATTTGTCTCCTTGATCTGTTACATTCATATCATCCCGAGAAGCATTGGATCTTATCATATATTTGCATGTCCTGAACATAAATGACTCAAAATCATCAGATATTTAAAAAGATgctacaagaaaaagaaaaatattagtaGCATTAGACTATTACGCTTCAAGAGCCTCCATTTTTCTCTTGATCTCACATGACCAAATCATTGGATCAACATCTTTGGGCAAGGAGTCTTGTTGTTGGGATTTCTCTTGTAACCACCTCTCTGCTTTATTACACTCATCAGTAACCTGCAAAGGGAGAAGACACAAGTGTTTAACCAATGAACTAGCAATATCAATGAATTGAGCCAATTGAACATCAACAATCATATACCGCATCTTTCTTAATGGATGAAAGTGATGCTGCAGCCTTCCAATAATCTTCAATACACTTTAGCAGATCCTTTGCTGCTTGTACCCGAGCTTCTTCATCTTTATAACGATTTTCGATAGGGTCAACAAGCTTTAAAATTCAAATCAATTAGTTGGTTTTATTACAGAGCTGAACTGGGGTAAATAGATGCCAAGTTATAGCTACCTTTTTTAAATCCTCAAGCTTCTCTACATAAACATTTTCAGTTTCATCCATCCCGTCCTCATAAAGCCAATCTTCTGTCTGCTGAAGTTTTCTAGATATCTCTTCCCTATCTGACTCATTTGCAAAGCTTCGATATGCATTTAAAATCTATGCACACAATTGTGTTACTCTAATATGTAGCAGAACTTTAAGAAACGGAAAATGAACATAATCTACTACACCTCAGAATATGTCAGAAATTAAGATTATTTTATAAGAATATGCAGATTAAGATTAGATGGCAATCACCAAAAGGCTCTTGCTAGGCCTATTAGATGACATGAATATATCATATTCTGCAATTACTATTCATGATAAATCATCCAATCATATGATGTAGCAATTTCCAATACATTGAAAATCATCAAATTAGCTACCCAATACTGCATTTAATATAAAAGTATTACCATCTATAGTAACTTAACTAATCTTAAAAGGCAGGAGGGTGCATCCATCTTTTAACAAAAAGCAAACTTATTCTTAAGACTGACTTAAAAGTTAAAAGCACAAGCTGCGTTTATACTTCTAGACACAGGGTTTGAATTACAGAAAAATTGAATTTCCCTCTTATAAAATCATTATGTGAAAGGAACCATGTGAAATTCTTTAGTTGTAAGTGGAAAATAAAGCTATTATCATTTTAAGCCAAAGCAATACCTTATCACGCATCTCATAAACGTAAGACTCAAGGGCATTTTTCTTATCTTTGGTTTGCTCCATCTTCAAGTCCTGTTGCATCAACCAACGTTCTTTCTCTTCAGCTTTAGCAATCTCGTCCCTTTTCATTCCATCACAGACACTCTCACTAATAGGGATTTCCAACCTTTTTACAGCTTTTCCTCTTCTTGCTACACCAGCCTGCACAAGAATACTGAATTTAACATCAACGCTCTTCAATTGGTATATTTGAATTTTCGTCCAAATATCCTCAATGACATTGTCAAGAATCAAgacacaatagatataggcattGGCAGAACATCTTACTGAGGCACTCCACAAGAGGATAACTGCAAACAAATTAGCCTAAGGTTTCCTAACCATTTGTTATTTATTTCAATTCTGAATTGAGAGCAAACAGTAAAAGCAAGGATTTCACTGCTCTCCTCGTTCTTCTCATTTATATCTATTTTTCCTGAAATGtgataacaacaacaaaaatgcaGATGGAGGAAGAAGTCAAAGTGGGCAGTACTTCAACTGAAACTTACACCAGGACAAGATGGAGGTTCTGATTGTGAATTATCACTGACTTGAGCAATATTTTTGTAGAAATCAGAGTATTTTTTATACTAAATAGAACATAAATCAGAGTTTTTATATACAACCTATGACACTACTTTAggaaactctaagttaggaaagatactaaataggagatatgatcccttaaaataagggattttaataaaaaaaatatctacaaaatattcctaaaatatttACAGAATATTCCTACACTCCCCCTCAAGTTGGAGAATATACATATAATCCCAGCTTGAATAGGAATTTATTGAACACAGGTTTTGGCAAAGCCTTGGTAAGAATGTCTGCAATCTGTCCTTCTGAAGGAATGTAAGAAAGAGTGGCTGTCTTTTTGTTGACTTGATCAGCAATAAAATGCCTATCAATTTCAACATGCTTTGTTCGGTCATGTTGAATGGGTTCTTGGCAATCTGAATGGCGATTGATTATCACACAAAACTTCAAAGTGATCCTCCGATTTGTGCCAAGTTCTTTTAGTAATTTAAGTAGCCAAATTCCTTCAGATATCCCCAAAGCTAGTGCTCTAAATTCAGCTTCAGCACTACTTCTTGAAACAACAGATTGTTTCTTACTTCTCCAAGTTGTAAGGTTACCCCAAACAAAAGTGCAGTACCCACTAGTGGATCTTCTTTCGGTGAGATCTCTAGCCAACTAGAGTCTGTAAAAATCTTAACAGATTCATCTTGTGTCTTCTTAAACATTAAGCCGTGTCCGGAGTTTTCTTCAAGTACTtgagaattctatttgtttgctGCCATATGCTCTTCAAGAGGATTAGTCATGTgttgacttatcacatttacGGAAAAGCTATATCTGGCCTTGTCAAGGATAAGTAGATTAGTTTCCCAACTAACCTTTGAAATTTCTCTCTGTCTACTAAGGACTCATCTTCTTTATTGAATCTCAAGTTTGCCTCCATTGGTGTATCACCGCTTACGACCAAGAAAACCAGTTTCTTTGAGTAAATCAAGTACATACTTTCTCGGTTGATCACAAGTCCTTCTTTTGATCTTGCCACCTCCATTCCTAGGAAATACCTTAGCTTTCCCAAGTCCTTGGTTTGAATTCCTGTTTAACAACTTCTTCAAATTGCTAATCTCTTCCTCATCATCTCCAAGAAGAATGATGTCATCCACATACACAATTAGGATAGCTTTCTTATTTGTAGAAGTTACCTTGATGAAAAGCGTATGATCGGCAAGGGATCGCTTGTAGCCATTTTGAAGAATGACTTTAGTGAACCTCTCGAACCAAGCTCGGGTGATTGTTTTAACCCAGTATAGAGACTTGTTGAGCTTGCAAACCTTGTTGCTACCTTCAATAGACTTTGAGCAGTGGCAATTGCATATAGACTTCTTCCTCAAGCTTGCCATTAAGAAATGCGTTTTTTACATCAAGTTGGTGTAATTTCCAATCGCAATTTACAGCCAAACTTAggagtactcgaatagtgttaaGCTTTGCCACAGGTGCAAAAGTTTCTGTGAAGTCTATCCCATATGTTTGCGTGAAACCTCTGGCCACTAGTCTAGCTTTGTATCGTTGGATACTGCCATTGGAGTTATACTTTACAGCAAAGATCCATTTACAGCCGACAGCCTTTTTTCCTTGAGGAAGGTCTGTAATGGTCCAAGTAGCATTTTTCTCTAGTGCACAAATTTCCTCTTCAACAGCCCTTCTCCATTTTGGATCCTTTAGAGCTTCACTATGCTTGTGGGAACTCGTCCTTTATCCAAAGTTCTGTAAATGCTTGAAAAGACGGCATCAATGAATtataaccataaatttttcaatagGATGCTTGGTGCAATTGTCTAACCCCTTTTCTAATAGCAATAGGAAAGTCATCTAGAGTAGTGGACTTCTTGATTTCTTCTTCCATTTCGCAATGGACCCAAATCCAATTCTCGGCAAGAATCAGTTGCAAAACAGTCTCGGGGATATGTCTTCTTTTCTTGTGTAGACACGAAGTTGTTTGGGTGGTGGTGTTTTTGAAGACATCAATTGGAGTAGGTGTATTTTCAGGAAGAGTGTTTAAAGTGGGTGTAGGTGAATTAGTCATAGGTACTACAGGAGAATCAATGGGAGCATTCACAGGTGATAGATCTGCAGGTAATGGCGAACAAAATGGCAATTCTGAAGGTTGAGAATGAAGATTAGGAGGAGATACTGTTGTGGTGAAAATCACTCCATGTTTCCCACAATTTCAGCTGAGTGAAATAGGAATCTGCTCATTAAATGTTATATCCATAGTGGTGAAAAATCGTTTAGAAGGAGGATGATAGCATTTATAACCCTTCTTAAGTGAAGAATACCCaaccaatacacattttaaaGACTTAGGATCTAACTTGGACTTATTAGGAGCAATATTTTGGATAAAAACAGTGCAGCCAAAAATTTTAAGTGGCGAATGGAGGAGATAGGCTTAAAATGAGGAAAGTCTGCAAAAATATAGATTGAGgcgtttgaaattttaaaaccttACTAGGCATCCGGTTGATTAAATATGTGGCGATTAATAAGGCTTCCCCACAAATATTTAGGAACATTAGTGGTAAATAGAAGAGAACGAGTAACTTCAAGAAGGTGCCTATTTTTCTTTCGGCAATGCCGCTTTTGTGTGGGGTTCCAACACAAGAACTAATCTGAACTATGCCTTTTTCCTTAAAAAATCACCTAAAGACCTAGCAAAAATTCACGCCATTATCGATTTAAAGAGCTGGATTTTAGACCCAAATTGAGTGAGAACCATgttataaaattgcacaaaaacaCTAGCAGTTTCAGATTTATCTTTCAGCAAATAAGTCCAAGTTATCCTACTGtgatcatcaataaaagtgaTAAACCACTTACAATTATCAGCATTCTTCACCCGAGAAGGGCCCCAAATATCACTATGGATCAAAGCAAAAGGGTAAGAAGGCTTGTATGTAGAAGGAAAATAAGATGATTTAGTATGTTTGGCAAGAGAGCAAACTTTGCAAGAAAAAGAATTAGGCCTTTTATTAATGAATAGAGCAGGAAACAATTTTGCAAGGTATTGGAAACTAGGATGGCCTAAACGAAAGTGCCATAACATAACAGTATCAACTTTTCCTAAAGCGGTAAATGACTTGGAGATCTCGATTTTAGGAGAGGTAGGGAGGATGTAGAGACCATTATGCAAGCTGGCCTTACCAATCATCTTCTTCGAGTTCAGTGCCTGCAAAGTACAATCACGATCATTAAAAATTACAGAGCAGTGCAAGTCTGTGGACAATTTACTAACAGAGATGAGATTGCACGCCATTTGGTACAAAGAGAACATTTTAAGTGCAATCTGTTCATTGAGAATAACGATTGCCATGTCCTCTATTTTGCACAAGGTACCATCACCGCTTTTGACACTTTACCAAAGGTATGGAAAAATTGTGAAACAATGCCTTGTTACCGATCCATATGATCCAGTAGCACGAATCGAGGATCCAATTAGGAGTCAACTGGGAGGAGAAAATGCAGAGAAGAAAGGTTACCTTCGGATCTTTTATGACCAGATTACCTCACAAGACCCTTGAAACTTTCCAAATAGTTTTGAAGTTCAGCAATCTGTTCTTTAGTGAAACTAGTGATGAGGTGGCAACAAGGCTTGATTTATTATCTTGAGAGTGCTTGGACTTCCATCCGAGGCTTACCATGAAGCTTCCAACACTTCTCCTTAGAGTGGCGGGCTTTTGCAATGATCACACCAAGGTCTCCCCGTTTGGAAGAGGAGATGATTGATGGGTCGATGAAGGCGATCTTCGAAGTGGAAGATGGTTCATCGACAACATCACACACCTTCGGCTTTCTTCCTTCTTGACCATAGAAAGCCTCTCGAAGGGAGGGAAGAGGAGAAATAGCCAGGACCTCCGCGAACCTCGTCCGAGTTCTTATTTAAGCCTTGGAGAAATTGAAAAGTCTTCGTTGAGTAACAATTTGCTTGATAAAGAGCAGCATCTCTTGGATCTACCCAATCATAATGTGCATACAAATCTAATTGTTGCCAAAGAGcgataagggtattgtagtagaGAGTAACAGCATGGTTCCTTGTTTAAGAGTGGTGCTTGATCTTCAACATGATATAATTCAGCAATGTTATCCGTGCTAGAGTAGGTTTCATGGACTGCACTCCAAATTTCAGCGGTGTGGTGTAAAGAAGAAAGTTTACCTTATACTGGGGTCATGGAATGAAGGAGCCAAGTCATAACGACCATTGTCACGCATCCACTTAGCAAAACCAGCATCGATCCACAAGAAGCTTCTTGATTTCACCATGCGTAGTCCAATCTTTCTCTGCCCAAGAGAAAATCTTAACCGATTGGGACCATTCAAGAAAATTGTTGCCATTCAATCGATGGCGGTGATAGTCGACCCAGATTTAATCGATGGAGCATCGAACTAGAAAAATTTTCGGATTTGAAGTAATCTCAAAGTAGGAGAAGGAGTTTGGGACATGGTCTAGGTTGAAAAAGAAATCGTAACCTAAGTGATACCATGTAGAAATCGAGTATTTTTATACTAAATAGAACATAAATCGAGTTTTTATATACAACCTATGACACTACTTTAggaaactctaagttaggaaagatactaaataggagatatgatcccttaaaataagggattttaataaaaaaaaatatctacaaaatattcctaaaatatttACAGAATATTCCTACAATTTTCTACAGAAGATATCCGATCAGATTTGTCCTCTACCTGTTCTGAAGTCAAATGAGGATCATTGGTTGTCACAGAGTTATCCAGTTGATCCTCTATTAGCTGATGCAATAAAATTTGGAGTTCACCACAGTTAATTTACTTGGGAAATGACTAAAGGCCAATATGATACAACATTAAtagaaaaaaaattcatatttaccACAGCTGAATCCAATTTCACAATTCCATGAAGATTTAGCTGAACTCTGACCTTCACTTTAGCCATATTTGTGTGGCATTGGATAGGCCCAATCTACAGAAACGTTAAATCATAATTCCAAGAGTGTTTtaacaatgaaaaaaaaaactaaacattCGTAACACTAAATCAAAAGTTAAAATAGAAAAACCGTTAACAAAAAAATTACAAATCGCGACATGTCTACAAGAAGAAGCATGCAAATATAGTTATCATACCGTGAAAGTATTAATTTGAGGAGATAATTTGGAAGGTAActcatttgaattgacatagaatGCTTCCATATTGAACATATTAGTTCTATGCAAAGTAAGAATCTTAACACTTGGAAATGGGTGCCCTTTTGGGAAAAGCACACCATTCGAAAGAGTGCAAACTGGACCTTTGTCAGATAAGAATCCAATAGATAAAGGAAGAGAATCTTGGACCTACAAGAGAAAACATATGACAAATGTTATAGCTTTGTATAGGAAATAACCCAATTAAGCACCAGCATGCATACAGATGCAAGTATCTAAATGGAACTCCTCCTTTTTGTTCATTGGTACCCACAAAACACTGGGCAAGGAAAAACCTCAGTGATACCTGAACTTACTATTCCTTTTCTTTCTAATACTGGGGCTAAGAGGTTAGAGATGACCTCCTATAGATATTCAATTAGTAAAGTAGCTCATCTTTCAAAAAACATAATAGTGAAGTTACCCCTAGAAAGCTCCAACCTCCTGGACAGGCTTGAAGAACCAATAGTAATCATTCCTATAACAGTACAGCCAGAAGAAATCCAGCACAATGGAAAATAGTGCAAAGCAAACAGAAATTGAGGTTTGCATAAacattaatagaaataaacagtATTCATCTACATAACACATTTCATTCTCACACATCAAAGAATTTCACCCAAAAGATGAAAAAGGAAGAAATTTAAGCATCAAGATATAATTGTATCACTCAGATGAGTGAGAGAGTGTGCTTAAATAAGAAAAATGTGACAGAACTTGGGAAAGGATTTTTCTTTCCCAGATCAAGGAAAACCAGTTTATTTTATAATACAAAATAAATGGATTTGATTCAGAAGTAAAAGCTCAATCTAACAGTGTGCCAAAAGCAACAATGTGTGGAAACACAAACCTCATACTCTCTGACACGGAATATTGGACTAAGCATTGCACACTGAAGAGCACAACCACGAGCCACACACTCACTAGCATTTATTGTCCGGCTGGGCTCCCGGTTAAATATAGAAGCTAAAATCCGTGTAATAGCCGGAATTCGAGACCCTGATCCAACAAGCTCAACTGAATTGATTTTATCCAGAGTCAAACCAGAATCAGCCAAAACCTTGCGACAAGGAACAGTAATCCTTTCCAACAAATCAGAAGACAACTTCTCAAACTCCTCCCTCTTGATTAAACCCCTAACATCTTTCTCATCCATCAAGCACTCTATATTAAGTGGTGCTTCCGCATTAGCACTCAAGACCTTCTTCAGCTTCTCACATGATGCCCTCAACCTAACAGATGCCTTTATATTTGTAAAAACATCAATGTTATACCGCTCCTTAAATTGGGATGCAAAGTGATTGAACAGAACTTCATCAAAATCTCTTCCTCCCAAGCTACAATCAAAAGCATGAGAAATGATTTTCATTTGTCCAGTCTCAAATAATGCAATACAGATCTGTGTGTCACAGTGACCAATATCCACAAAGACAGTATAAACTGGACTAGAGTTAGAGATATCAGTCTTGTAAATTCCGTATCCAAGGGCAGTGGCAGTACAATCGTGCAACAATCTCAACGGTTTCAACCCAGCAATCGCCGCTGCATCCAAATAAGCACGCCTCTGTAAATCAGTGAAGTAGGATGGAATTCCAATTACACATTCCGAAACAGGCATTTCCAAATTCTTCTCAGCTATCTGCTTTAAATGTGAAAGCAACATCCCCAAAATCTGTATAGGTGTAAATTCATGAACCTCTCCCATAAACTGTAACCGGATCAAAATTCCGCCATCAGGGCTTTCAAATGTTTCAAAAGGGAACAACTTAAGTTCTTTCTCCAAACCAGGTTCATTAAACTTCCTACCAATCAATCTCTTAACCTGCAAAATAGTGGACCTAGGATTCATTGTTGCAGAAGCAGCTCCAGCTGAGCCAATGAACCTTTGTTTCTCACCAAACGAAACAGCAGCAGGTGTCTCACGCTTCGATTCTTCATTCAACAACACATCAATACTACGTTGCTTAGCAACTGCAATAATGCAGTTCTCGTTCCCGATATCTAATCCTACCACACTCATTCTTTCCTACTAAATTCAAACAATAAGACAAATTTTTCCAACAATTATACCCgcatttatcaaaattttcaaaatttcttaTCCCTAAACAACTACGTCAACTTTCTCTAGCTCAAAAAGTAACCAAAAAAGCTTCAAGTCTCCATAACAAAATCAAAacacctaaaaataattaaaattaagtcaATCAACCTAATATTTGAATCAACTCTTATCATAGCTAAATGCACTTAACTTTTAAAAAATGAAACTAAAATAACGATTTTTGTTAGTAAAGTATAAACGTGAGCTTAAATGAGGTTAAGCTTCTATACTTAAATAAATTCAAAGctccattattattatttctttctttcttcctgcATTTGTGTTGAGAATCAAACGGATAATAGAAGAAATCGAGAGATACCTGCTGAAAATTGAAATGTAAGGAAGCAAAAGAATATTGGGGGGACTGTTTGGCCTTTAGGGATCGAAAGTTTGCGATGATCGAtctcttttctctgttttatgaACAAAGTAAATGAAATTTTAAGAACATATTTACAAGTAAAAGCTTTTCCGATTGAACGGAAAAATGTTTGGCTGTTTGAATTGAGAAAACgtgtgtttttttctttttctcccaaCGTGGTTGTAAATAAGGGCGTGACGAACAGTACTAATAAGAAAGTAAGCATTCACCCaaacccttgatttgtaaaaatttaatatcttaaatttgttttatttaagtatagattaattaaaacttttttcttttggggaaacttaaaaaaaaataaaaaatctccgCTTTGAGTTAGGTATCACCCCACATTTTTTTTCGGACCATTAATTCTCTATTTCTTTCTTCTCATTTACTACATGTATTTTTTTTCCTTAGTTTGTTGATTTATTTTGCGGGTATCGTTGTTATTTTCACAAATTGTAATGGAGATATGACAATGCCTATTATCGTTGAAACACCACCGATCaccaataatttttttaaactaGGTTGCTCTTCGTTGGCATCTCCATTTGTCATATTGTTTtgtttttt
The Gossypium arboreum isolate Shixiya-1 chromosome 10, ASM2569848v2, whole genome shotgun sequence genome window above contains:
- the LOC108489135 gene encoding heat shock 70 kDa protein 16 isoform X1; translation: MSVVGLDIGNENCIIAVAKQRSIDVLLNEESKRETPAAVSFGEKQRFIGSAGAASATMNPRSTILQVKRLIGRKFNEPGLEKELKLFPFETFESPDGGILIRLQFMGEVHEFTPIQILGMLLSHLKQIAEKNLEMPVSECVIGIPSYFTDLQRRAYLDAAAIAGLKPLRLLHDCTATALGYGIYKTDISNSSPVYTVFVDIGHCDTQICIALFETGQMKIISHAFDCSLGGRDFDEVLFNHFASQFKERYNIDVFTNIKASVRLRASCEKLKKVLSANAEAPLNIECLMDEKDVRGLIKREEFEKLSSDLLERITVPCRKVLADSGLTLDKINSVELVGSGSRIPAITRILASIFNREPSRTINASECVARGCALQCAMLSPIFRVREYEVQDSLPLSIGFLSDKGPVCTLSNGVLFPKGHPFPSVKILTLHRTNMFNMEAFYVNSNELPSKLSPQINTFTIGPIQCHTNMAKVKVRVQLNLHGIVKLDSAVLIEDQLDNSVTTNDPHLTSEQAGVARRGKAVKRLEIPISESVCDGMKRDEIAKAEEKERWLMQQDLKMEQTKDKKNALESYVYEMRDKILNAYRSFANESDREEISRKLQQTEDWLYEDGMDETENVYVEKLEDLKKLVDPIENRYKDEEARVQAAKDLLKCIEDYWKAAASLSSIKKDAVTDECNKAERWLQEKSQQQDSLPKDVDPMIWSCEIKRKMEALEATCKYMIRSNASRDDMNVTDQGDKSDGMQ
- the LOC108489135 gene encoding heat shock 70 kDa protein 16 isoform X2, coding for MSVVGLDIGNENCIIAVAKQRSIDVLLNEESKRETPAAVSFGEKQRFIGSAGAASATMNPRSTILQVKRLIGRKFNEPGLEKELKLFPFETFESPDGGILIRLQFMGEVHEFTPIQILGMLLSHLKQIAEKNLEMPVSECVIGIPSYFTDLQRRAYLDAAAIAGLKPLRLLHDCTATALGYGIYKTDISNSSPVYTVFVDIGHCDTQICIALFETGQMKIISHAFDCSLGGRDFDEVLFNHFASQFKERYNIDVFTNIKASVRLRASCEKLKKVLSANAEAPLNIECLMDEKDVRGLIKREEFEKLSSDLLERITVPCRKVLADSGLTLDKINSVELVGSGSRIPAITRILASIFNREPSRTINASECVARGCALQCAMLSPIFRVREYEVQDSLPLSIGFLSDKGPVCTLSNGVLFPKGHPFPSVKILTLHRTNMFNMEAFYVNSNELPSKLSPQINTFTIGPIQCHTNMAKVKVRVQLNLHGIVKLDSAVAGVARRGKAVKRLEIPISESVCDGMKRDEIAKAEEKERWLMQQDLKMEQTKDKKNALESYVYEMRDKILNAYRSFANESDREEISRKLQQTEDWLYEDGMDETENVYVEKLEDLKKLVDPIENRYKDEEARVQAAKDLLKCIEDYWKAAASLSSIKKDAVTDECNKAERWLQEKSQQQDSLPKDVDPMIWSCEIKRKMEALEATCKYMIRSNASRDDMNVTDQGDKSDGMQ